The genomic DNA TCTTCCCGTTCGCATTCCATCTTCGTCGTTACCATTACCCAGAAAAACGTCGAGACCGGATCGGCAAAGAGTGGTCAGCTTTTCTTGGTCGACTTGGCCGGTAGCGAAAAGGTCGGAAAGACGGGCGCCAGCGGTCAGACTCTtgaggaggccaagaagatcaACAAGAGTTTGAGTGCTCTCGGAATGGTCATCAACGCCTTGACCGACGGCAGATCCTCCCACGTTCCCTACCGAGACTCCAAGTTGACCCGAATTCTGCAAGAATCCCTGGGAGGTAACAGTCGCACAACTCTTATTATCAATTGCTCGCCCAGCAGTTACAACGACGCCGAAACCCTCAGCACTCTACGGTTCGGCACCCGTGCCAAGGCGATCAAGAATaaggccaaggtcaacgCCGAGCTCAGTCCAGCCGAGCTCAAGGCCCTGCTTGGCAAGGCCCGAGGCCAAATCTCGACCTTTGAGACGTACATCTCCAACTTGGAGGGCGAGGTCCAGCTGTGGCGTGCTGGCGAGTCTGTGCCCAGGGACAAGTGGGTGTCTTCCCTATCTGCGGATGGCGTCGCAGGAGCCAAGGCAGAAGCGAAGGCGCCCCGTCCTTCGACCCCATCCCGCCTGCTGCCGGAAAGCAGATCTGAGACGCCAGCAATCTCGGAGCGCTCGGGAACACCGAGCTTGCCTCTGGATAAGGATGAGCGTGACGAGTTCCTGCGGCGCGAGAACGAGCTCCAAGAtcagctcgccgagaaggagagccAGTACAACACGACGGAAAAGGTTCTTCGTGAGACCAAGGAGGAACTAACCTATCTCAAGGAGCACGATGCCAAGACTGGCAAGGAAAACGAGAAGCTCCACGCCGAGGTGAACGAAGTCAAGATGCAACTCGAGCGCCTGAActtcgagggcaaggaggcACTGATCACCATGGACGCgctcaaggagcagaacgCCGAGCTGACGACagagctcgacgaggtcaagcAGCAACTTCTTGACGTTAAGATGAGTGCCAAGGAGACGAGCGCGGTTCTTGacgagaaggaaaagaaaaaggcgGAGAAGATGGCTAAGATGATGGCCGGTTtcgatctcggcgccgatgTGTTCAGCGACAACGAAAAGGCCATCTCTGAGGCTATTGCCCAACTAGAGGCTTTGCACGAAGTCAGCTCCACCGGCGAAATCGTCAACCCCGACGACCTTGTGGCGCTCAAGTCGCGTTTCGTTGAGATCCAAGGAATCGTGAGACAGGCCGAGTTGTCCGTATACAGCGCTTCCTCAAACGAGGCAGATGCCCGACGCAGGGCTGAGCTCGAGGACCGCCTGCAGTCCCTCCAGCAGGAATACGAGGAGCTTCTCACACGCAACCTGGGTGAGAATGACGTTGAGGAGATTAAGTCCCGCCTGGAGAGCGCCTACTCCAACAAGCAGACCACCTCCATGGAGCTCGTGGATgagctcaaggccgagatCGCACAGAAGGCTGCCGAGAACTCCAAGATGAGGACCCTTATCGAGGACCTCCAGCAAAGAGTCAAGGCTGGCACTGCCGCACCCATGGCCAACGGCAAGTCCATTCAGCAACAAATTGCCGAATTCGACATCATGAAGAAGAGCCTCATGCGCGATCTTCAGAACCGCTGTGAGCGCGTGGTTGAGCTTGAGATCTCGCTCGACGAGACGAGGGAGCAATATAACAACGTGCTCCGGTCATCCAACAACCGGGCTcagcagaagaagatggccttCCTCGAGAGGAACCTTGAACAACTGACCCAGGTTCAGcgccagctcgtcgagcagaACTCGGCGCTCAAGAAGGAGGTGGCCATTGCCGAGCGCAAGCTCATTGCTCGCAACGAGCGCATCCAGAGCCTCGAGAGCCTGCTGCAGGATAGCCAGGAGAAGATGGCATCTGCAAACCACAAGTATGGACCCCTCCTCGCCTTTGCTTTCAATTTACCCATCTTGTCCTTTTCAACACATCCATGCCTAGATCCCTTTGCTAATGACTGGTGTCTCGTAGATTTGAAGTCCAGCTCGCCGCTGTCAAGGAGAGGCTGGAAGCTGCCAAGGCTGGCAGCACCCGTGGCCTGAACTCCCCCTCGCTTGGTGGATTCAGCTTCACCAACGCCGGCAGCCGCATTGCCAAGCCCCTtcgtggcggtggtgttgacAACCAGGGACCCTCTATCCCCGTTATCAACAGCATCCAGCAGAATGAGGGTGGTGCTGGCAAGCGCAGCAGTTGGTTCTTCTCCCAGAAGTCTTAGATTGCCTCGTACCCCTCTTACCACTGAGCCCCTGTTCTCCCGATATCGGATTACCGTTTCAGGCAGGAAACGCAAGCTCTTTTATCCAATAGATATGGCAAAGCATGCGATAGAAAACAGCTTGGTGCGGACTAGACCGCTATACCCCCGCTGTGCTGATTCCAGCGGCAGCAGTTTCTTTCATCCTTGTCACCAAAGTTCCCTGCGGTATTTGTCTTGCAGAGaccctcttctcttttgcTTCATCCATTATGCTGGAAGACAGAGATCAGTTGAGTAGATGAGCAAAGACTCACGTGCAGACTTGAATGATTTGGGACACAGACTGGGAGAGGAAACGGCGCATTCTTTGATGTCAAGTTTTCCTTTTGCCTCTTTTCAGTTGGGTCTGTGTTTTCCTTGG from Colletotrichum higginsianum IMI 349063 chromosome 3, whole genome shotgun sequence includes the following:
- a CDS encoding Kinesin-like protein; this encodes MSSANNSIKVVARFRPQNKVELASGGQPIVSFNGEETCTLDSKEAQGSFTFDRVFDMECKQSDIFDFSIRSTVDDILNGYNGTVFAYGQTGAGKSYTMMGSSIDDEEGRGVIPRIIEQIFASIMSSPSTIEYTVRVSYMEIYMERIRDLLAPQNDNLPVHEEKNRGVYVKGLLEVYVSSVQEVYEVMRRGGNARAVAATNMNQESSRSHSIFVVTITQKNVETGSAKSGQLFLVDLAGSEKVGKTGASGQTLEEAKKINKSLSALGMVINALTDGRSSHVPYRDSKLTRILQESLGGNSRTTLIINCSPSSYNDAETLSTLRFGTRAKAIKNKAKVNAELSPAELKALLGKARGQISTFETYISNLEGEVQLWRAGESVPRDKWVSSLSADGVAGAKAEAKAPRPSTPSRLLPESRSETPAISERSGTPSLPLDKDERDEFLRRENELQDQLAEKESQYNTTEKVLRETKEELTYLKEHDAKTGKENEKLHAEVNEVKMQLERLNFEGKEALITMDALKEQNAELTTELDEVKQQLLDVKMSAKETSAVLDEKEKKKAEKMAKMMAGFDLGADVFSDNEKAISEAIAQLEALHEVSSTGEIVNPDDLVALKSRFVEIQGIVRQAELSVYSASSNEADARRRAELEDRLQSLQQEYEELLTRNLGENDVEEIKSRLESAYSNKQTTSMELVDELKAEIAQKAAENSKMRTLIEDLQQRVKAGTAAPMANGKSIQQQIAEFDIMKKSLMRDLQNRCERVVELEISLDETREQYNNVLRSSNNRAQQKKMAFLERNLEQLTQVQRQLVEQNSALKKEVAIAERKLIARNERIQSLESLLQDSQEKMASANHKYGPLLAFAFNLPILFEVQLAAVKERLEAAKAGSTRGLNSPSLGGFSFTNAGSRIAKPLRGGGVDNQGPSIPVINSIQQNEGGAGKRSSWFFSQKS